A single region of the Prochlorococcus marinus str. MIT 0917 genome encodes:
- a CDS encoding DUF751 family protein: MGEFFSNVSRYPKYLITIVLGVFTSAISPLIKRGSNPITAIALVGALVSGLLTIIFLLKAMAFPVPIT, translated from the coding sequence ATGGGTGAGTTTTTTTCTAATGTTTCTAGATATCCCAAATATCTCATCACAATAGTTTTGGGGGTTTTTACCTCTGCAATTTCTCCATTAATTAAACGAGGTAGTAATCCGATCACAGCGATTGCTCTTGTTGGGGCGTTGGTAAGTGGACTTCTGACAATAATTTTCTTATTAAAGGCTATGGCTTTCCCTGTACCAATTACTTAG
- the rbfA gene encoding 30S ribosome-binding factor RbfA, protein MANSRRVDKLAALLKREVSELLVNGVRDERIHQAMITITSVEVSGDLQHAKIFVSLFGEEKKKSEVLLGLEEAKGFVRAELARRLQMRRSPELVFKIDKGMTKGPAVLDLLNSLELERKSKDIRKDL, encoded by the coding sequence ATGGCTAATTCAAGAAGAGTAGACAAATTAGCAGCTTTACTCAAAAGAGAAGTTAGTGAACTTTTAGTTAATGGCGTCAGAGATGAAAGAATTCATCAGGCTATGATTACCATTACCTCTGTTGAGGTCTCAGGTGACTTACAGCATGCAAAAATTTTTGTAAGTCTTTTTGGAGAAGAGAAAAAAAAATCCGAAGTATTACTTGGTTTAGAGGAGGCAAAGGGATTTGTTCGTGCTGAGCTTGCTCGAAGGCTTCAAATGAGACGATCTCCTGAGCTTGTTTTTAAGATTGATAAAGGTATGACAAAAGGTCCTGCAGTTTTAGATCTTCTCAATTCATTAGAACTTGAACGTAAAAGTAAAGATATACGTAAAGATTTATAG
- a CDS encoding SRPBCC family protein, with product MGKWLDHTVISEIHAPVELVWKFWSDLDSMPLWMTWIESVKTVDEKTSTLPDLTEWTLAANGFRFKWKAQITERVEAEKLEWKSVGGLPTKGSVRFFNEESAKTVVKLKISYELPQVLANLMKANILGGMVTKELQKNLDGFKELVEKSA from the coding sequence ATGGGAAAGTGGCTTGATCACACAGTGATAAGTGAAATTCATGCTCCAGTTGAACTTGTCTGGAAGTTTTGGAGTGATTTAGATTCGATGCCTTTGTGGATGACTTGGATTGAATCGGTTAAGACAGTCGATGAAAAAACCTCGACACTTCCTGATTTAACGGAGTGGACACTTGCAGCTAATGGCTTTCGTTTTAAATGGAAAGCTCAAATCACTGAAAGAGTAGAAGCAGAGAAATTGGAATGGAAATCAGTTGGTGGTTTACCTACCAAGGGTTCAGTACGCTTTTTTAATGAAGAGAGCGCTAAAACTGTGGTTAAATTAAAAATATCTTATGAATTACCTCAAGTTTTAGCAAATCTAATGAAAGCAAATATTCTTGGAGGAATGGTCACGAAAGAATTACAAAAAAATCTTGATGGATTTAAAGAACTTGTAGAAAAATCAGCATAA
- a CDS encoding DUF6816 family protein, protein MRQKFFFSLISILIIFTYTGTALAESILQINDFQPSKLSERKLIWPNWRVPSSMKRPGLKDDLIYPDWFEGVWDVTSQIESDQNQKPIFHSAKFIHNTSGDLIADREYNTKSYALSTKTGGFLSVKNDPKSPNRQFAKLTEDRYLETKIIGRLQEKIDNNIFITDELMLQILHTPVFSRVSQVETLTEFKKCGSNQNDDMNLSDFNICGEQFQSIYNQPGQNMISLPIKIEKSKLILRKTNDD, encoded by the coding sequence ATGAGACAGAAATTTTTCTTTTCTTTGATTTCTATTTTAATTATTTTTACTTACACAGGTACTGCACTAGCTGAAAGTATTCTGCAAATAAATGATTTTCAACCATCTAAGCTTTCCGAACGCAAATTAATCTGGCCTAATTGGCGCGTTCCTTCTTCCATGAAACGCCCAGGATTAAAAGATGATTTGATTTACCCTGATTGGTTTGAAGGTGTATGGGATGTTACTAGTCAAATAGAAAGTGATCAGAATCAAAAACCTATTTTTCATTCAGCTAAATTTATTCACAATACCTCTGGTGATTTAATTGCTGACCGTGAATACAATACGAAGTCTTATGCTTTAAGCACAAAAACTGGTGGTTTTTTATCAGTAAAGAATGATCCTAAATCTCCTAATCGTCAGTTCGCAAAATTAACTGAAGATAGGTATTTAGAGACAAAAATCATAGGAAGACTTCAAGAAAAAATAGACAATAATATTTTTATTACTGATGAATTAATGTTACAAATTTTGCATACTCCAGTATTTAGCAGGGTTAGTCAGGTCGAAACATTAACTGAATTTAAAAAATGTGGATCTAATCAAAATGATGACATGAATCTGAGTGATTTTAATATTTGTGGAGAACAATTTCAGTCTATTTATAATCAACCTGGGCAAAATATGATTTCTTTGCCGATTAAAATAGAGAAATCTAAATTAATACTTAGAAAAACTAATGATGATTAG
- the zds gene encoding 9,9'-di-cis-zeta-carotene desaturase, protein MKIAIIGAGLAGLTAAVDLVDEGHEVDLYEAKPFIGGKVGSWEDSDGNHIEMGLHVFFFNYANLFALMRKVGAFENLLPKDHTHLFVNKGGDIKSLDFRFFAGAPFNGLKAFFTTPQLNWIDKLRNALALGTSPIVRGLIDYEGAMKTIRSLDSISFKQWFLNHGGSLNSIERMWNPIAYALGFIDCEAISARCMLTIFMMFASKTEASKLNLLKGSPHKWLTKPILDYIEQRGGKLHLENIVKEIHSEDSDQPSVTGLTLQTPDGEKQIHVDKYLAACDVSGIKRIIPRSWRRFKEFDSLFNLDAVPVATVQLRYDGWVTEINNEKAQINLKSPSGLDNLLYTADADFSCFADLALSSPEDYKKDGQGSLLQCVLTPGDPWITKPSDEIVKHTDLQVRTLFPSSKGLNLLWSNVVKVSHSLYREAPGMEPYRPDQKTSFSNFFLAGSYTKQDYIDSMEGATMSGHLAASAMLSKSVSLAKNSSVA, encoded by the coding sequence GTGAAAATCGCAATAATAGGTGCAGGTTTAGCAGGATTAACTGCTGCAGTTGACCTTGTTGATGAAGGACATGAGGTCGACCTATATGAGGCAAAACCATTTATTGGAGGTAAAGTTGGAAGCTGGGAAGATTCCGATGGCAATCATATAGAAATGGGCTTGCATGTGTTCTTTTTCAACTATGCCAATCTGTTTGCCTTAATGAGAAAAGTAGGGGCATTTGAAAATCTTTTACCAAAAGACCACACTCACCTTTTTGTTAACAAGGGCGGTGACATCAAGTCACTTGATTTTCGATTTTTTGCAGGAGCTCCTTTCAACGGTTTAAAAGCCTTCTTCACTACACCTCAATTAAATTGGATTGACAAACTAAGGAATGCTCTTGCTCTTGGAACAAGTCCAATTGTAAGAGGGCTTATTGACTATGAGGGGGCGATGAAAACAATACGCTCACTAGATTCCATAAGCTTTAAACAATGGTTCCTAAACCATGGAGGAAGCCTAAATAGTATCGAAAGGATGTGGAATCCTATTGCATATGCTCTGGGATTCATTGATTGCGAAGCTATTTCAGCAAGATGCATGCTTACCATCTTTATGATGTTCGCTTCAAAAACAGAGGCATCCAAGCTCAACCTATTGAAAGGCTCACCACACAAATGGCTCACGAAGCCAATACTCGATTACATTGAACAAAGAGGTGGAAAACTTCACTTAGAGAATATTGTTAAAGAAATTCATTCAGAGGATTCCGACCAACCATCCGTGACTGGATTAACTCTTCAAACTCCAGATGGTGAAAAACAAATTCACGTAGACAAATATTTAGCTGCTTGCGATGTATCAGGTATTAAAAGAATAATTCCTAGATCATGGAGACGTTTTAAAGAGTTTGACTCACTTTTCAATCTTGATGCTGTACCAGTGGCAACAGTACAACTTAGATACGATGGCTGGGTAACAGAGATTAATAATGAAAAAGCTCAAATAAATCTAAAAAGTCCATCTGGTTTAGACAATTTGCTATATACAGCCGATGCTGATTTTAGTTGTTTTGCTGATTTAGCCTTATCAAGCCCAGAAGATTATAAAAAAGATGGTCAGGGCTCACTACTTCAATGTGTGTTAACGCCTGGAGATCCCTGGATTACCAAGCCCTCAGATGAAATTGTAAAACATACTGATCTACAGGTCAGGACACTTTTCCCTTCTTCAAAAGGCTTGAATCTTTTATGGAGCAATGTGGTCAAAGTTTCTCATTCTCTCTACAGAGAGGCACCTGGAATGGAGCCATATAGACCAGATCAAAAAACCTCTTTTAGTAATTTCTTCTTGGCAGGCAGTTACACAAAACAGGATTACATTGACTCTATGGAAGGAGCAACAATGAGTGGTCATCTTGCTGCTTCAGCAATGCTCTCAAAGTCTGTTTCACTAGCAAAAAATTCTTCGGTTGCTTAA
- a CDS encoding glycoside hydrolase family 3 N-terminal domain-containing protein — MNKSDLRRQVAELFIVRASGFNLDSQRLYPNLEESNSNLKRLLEEGVGGVIFLGGTVKELEIRCNVLKKWSGKPLLLCADIEEGVGQRFYGGTKFIPPMGIAQIYKKDHNLAISIAEKIGYFTGKEAKYIGLNWLLAPVCDINNNSNNPVINLRAWGEETEPVNRLTCAFHRGVSRSQMLTCAKHFPGHGNSEIDSHLDLPEIQNDLSELEKFELIPFRSLINQGVNSIMIGHLLLSKIDPIYPATLSKRLVTDLLRIKLKYDGLVVSDALVMNAISNKYSSGISAVMAFEAGIDLIMMPKDIDEAIDSLTDAFYSEKISLERLHISRERRKKQLDLIGNENDLAQEEFRYEDVKNKFLVDAYRFSNSIIKHSIFVRGESTIKAKVNDINLIQIDNFDQVSNKFLPALNLPKAVGFRNLIIHPLGISPWQDSNKRFLELGQFRKSKILIQLFVRGKPFIGSEYHNDHWIEAIKNLEIEERLSGIIIYGCPYLYDKLKKTIHDSIPLAYSPSQIEEAQTQILSRILQSKIVQKEVDKKSSKEFTD, encoded by the coding sequence ATGAATAAATCTGATCTTAGAAGACAAGTTGCTGAATTATTTATAGTAAGAGCAAGTGGATTTAATCTTGATTCGCAACGTTTATATCCCAACTTAGAAGAATCTAATTCAAATCTTAAGAGACTTTTAGAAGAAGGTGTTGGTGGAGTTATTTTTTTAGGAGGAACTGTAAAAGAATTAGAAATTCGTTGCAATGTCTTAAAAAAATGGTCGGGTAAACCTCTTCTCTTATGTGCTGACATTGAGGAAGGTGTTGGACAACGATTTTATGGAGGAACAAAGTTTATTCCTCCAATGGGTATCGCTCAGATTTATAAAAAAGATCATAATTTAGCAATTTCTATTGCTGAGAAAATCGGGTATTTTACTGGCAAGGAAGCAAAATATATTGGTTTGAATTGGCTATTAGCACCAGTCTGTGATATCAATAACAATTCAAATAACCCGGTTATAAATCTAAGAGCTTGGGGAGAAGAAACTGAACCAGTCAACAGGTTAACTTGTGCTTTCCATAGGGGTGTTTCTAGATCACAAATGCTTACTTGCGCAAAACATTTTCCTGGGCATGGCAATTCCGAAATTGACTCTCACTTGGATCTTCCAGAAATACAGAATGACTTATCTGAATTAGAGAAATTTGAGTTAATTCCCTTTAGATCTTTAATCAATCAAGGAGTCAATAGTATCATGATCGGGCATTTACTTTTGTCAAAAATTGATCCTATTTATCCTGCAACACTTTCAAAAAGATTGGTTACTGATTTGTTACGTATTAAATTAAAATACGATGGTTTAGTTGTCAGCGATGCCTTGGTTATGAATGCAATATCTAATAAATACAGTAGTGGTATATCTGCAGTTATGGCTTTTGAAGCAGGAATTGATTTGATTATGATGCCAAAAGATATTGATGAGGCAATTGATTCTCTAACTGATGCTTTTTATTCAGAAAAAATTTCTTTAGAAAGGTTACATATATCTAGAGAAAGAAGAAAAAAACAACTTGATTTAATTGGTAATGAAAATGATTTAGCACAAGAAGAATTTAGGTATGAAGATGTTAAGAATAAATTTTTAGTTGATGCTTATAGATTTAGTAATTCTATAATAAAACATTCAATTTTTGTCAGAGGAGAAAGTACTATAAAAGCTAAAGTTAATGATATTAATCTTATACAGATTGATAATTTTGATCAAGTATCTAATAAATTTTTACCTGCATTAAATTTACCTAAGGCAGTAGGCTTTAGGAATTTAATTATACATCCACTTGGCATCAGCCCATGGCAAGATAGTAATAAAAGATTTTTAGAATTAGGGCAATTTCGTAAGAGTAAAATTCTTATTCAGCTTTTTGTAAGAGGTAAACCATTTATAGGATCAGAATATCATAACGATCATTGGATAGAAGCTATAAAAAATTTAGAAATTGAGGAAAGATTATCAGGAATTATTATATATGGATGTCCATATTTATATGATAAATTAAAGAAAACTATTCATGACTCTATCCCTTTAGCTTATAGTCCTAGTCAAATAGAGGAAGCACAAACTCAAATTTTAAGTCGTATTTTGCAATCAAAAATAGTTCAAAAGGAAGTTGATAAAAAATCAAGTAAAGAATTTACTGATTGA
- a CDS encoding uroporphyrinogen-III synthase, with product MALTDKKIIITRAQEQTSEARKIFRENGAEVFDLPSLVIGPPDDWAPLDDALKEIATFDWIIFSSANGVRNVEDRLKEIGLSLSKISKTIQIAAVGRKTASLLSDIDAKISFVPPSFVADSLVEYFPQNKKGLKLFIPRVQTGGRSILSDSFKLKGAEVTEVAAYESSCPKDMPQKTIEALNSGEIDIIAFTSGKTVKNTVSLFKKYFGENWLTLIERIKLVSIGPQTTISCNNLIRKPDNEASPHDLDGLLKACLELKFN from the coding sequence ATGGCTTTAACCGACAAGAAGATAATTATTACTCGTGCCCAAGAACAGACTTCAGAGGCTCGTAAGATCTTTCGAGAAAATGGAGCTGAGGTGTTCGATCTTCCTTCATTAGTGATTGGACCTCCAGATGACTGGGCCCCTTTAGATGATGCCTTAAAGGAAATTGCGACCTTTGACTGGATCATTTTTTCTAGCGCAAATGGTGTTAGAAATGTTGAAGATAGACTTAAAGAAATAGGATTATCTTTATCGAAAATTTCCAAGACTATTCAAATTGCTGCTGTCGGTAGAAAAACAGCTTCTTTGTTATCAGATATTGATGCAAAGATTAGTTTTGTTCCTCCTAGTTTTGTTGCAGACAGCCTGGTTGAATATTTCCCTCAGAATAAAAAAGGTTTAAAACTATTTATTCCGAGAGTACAAACTGGAGGTAGATCAATATTATCTGACTCTTTTAAATTAAAAGGAGCAGAAGTTACTGAAGTAGCTGCTTATGAATCTTCTTGTCCTAAAGATATGCCTCAAAAGACTATAGAGGCTTTGAATAGTGGGGAAATAGATATTATTGCTTTTACTAGTGGTAAAACAGTAAAAAATACTGTCAGCTTATTTAAAAAATACTTTGGTGAAAATTGGTTGACATTAATCGAAAGGATTAAACTTGTTTCGATTGGACCCCAAACAACTATTAGCTGTAACAACCTAATTAGGAAACCTGATAATGAGGCTTCACCACATGATCTAGATGGATTATTAAAAGCTTGTTTGGAACTAAAATTTAATTAA
- a CDS encoding 6-pyruvoyl trahydropterin synthase family protein yields the protein MEALTSSFPHGEGRSCVITRRACFSASHLYRLPELSDDDNSALFGPCSIAPGHGHNYELIVTMEGDLNKYGMVLNLSDVKHAIKNEVTSQLDFRFLNDTWPEFDLSKPEGCLPTTESLVRIIWERLKSHLPLKSLRLYENPKLWADYLGNAMDAYLTVQTHFSAAHRLAREDLPQTENEKIFGKCARPNGHGHNYLVDITVKGKINPRTGMICDLSALNSLINDLVVEPFDHTFLNKDIPYFANCVPTAENIALHISDKLTNPINAIGANLYKIKLQESPNNAAEVYANVPESKIDTKDSKNQVGLLR from the coding sequence ATGGAAGCACTCACATCTAGTTTCCCTCACGGAGAGGGTAGAAGCTGTGTAATCACAAGGCGAGCCTGCTTTAGCGCAAGCCACCTTTATAGGCTTCCTGAATTATCTGATGATGATAATTCAGCTTTGTTTGGCCCATGCTCAATAGCTCCTGGCCACGGACATAATTACGAGTTAATCGTAACCATGGAAGGAGATCTTAATAAATATGGCATGGTCTTAAACCTTTCAGATGTAAAACATGCCATAAAAAATGAAGTAACAAGTCAACTCGACTTTCGTTTTTTAAATGACACATGGCCAGAGTTTGACCTTTCTAAGCCCGAAGGTTGCCTTCCCACAACTGAAAGTTTAGTTCGTATTATATGGGAGCGCCTTAAATCTCACTTACCTCTAAAATCTCTTCGCCTTTACGAAAACCCAAAACTTTGGGCTGACTATCTAGGAAATGCTATGGATGCTTATTTAACAGTTCAAACACACTTTTCAGCTGCACATCGCTTGGCTAGAGAAGACCTACCCCAAACCGAAAACGAAAAAATATTCGGAAAATGTGCTCGACCTAATGGACATGGTCATAATTACTTAGTAGATATAACTGTCAAAGGAAAGATTAATCCTAGAACAGGAATGATATGTGACTTATCAGCATTAAATAGTTTAATAAATGATTTAGTTGTAGAGCCTTTTGATCATACCTTTTTAAATAAAGATATTCCTTATTTTGCAAATTGTGTACCTACAGCTGAAAATATTGCATTACACATTTCAGATAAATTAACTAATCCAATTAATGCAATTGGGGCTAATTTATATAAGATAAAACTACAGGAGAGTCCAAATAATGCGGCTGAAGTTTATGCAAACGTACCTGAATCAAAGATCGATACTAAGGACTCAAAAAATCAGGTTGGTTTGCTTAGATAA
- a CDS encoding glutathione S-transferase family protein — protein MLELHQFRHSPYCLKVRMALAAKKLEYRTVEITPAIGQIDIFQKTGQKKLPVLFDKETTVHESSSIIRHLEKIEIEPKLIPECLKEASQAQIIENWADTTLAKSIKIVFLEELTKNPILISSLFTNEISDSMQKLIFNIPTKIASRISGLTNQKEKESLKLNLKYLSNLIDQENFLIGNNLSVADIAVASHLSLLKFPNSSGKNLTGKGCSLYINDPSLQILFNWRDLIEDQLEKTNHH, from the coding sequence ATGTTGGAACTTCATCAATTTAGGCACTCACCTTATTGCTTGAAAGTAAGAATGGCTTTGGCTGCAAAAAAGCTTGAATATAGAACCGTTGAGATAACTCCAGCCATAGGGCAAATAGATATCTTTCAAAAAACAGGACAAAAAAAATTACCCGTACTTTTTGACAAGGAAACAACAGTCCATGAATCAAGTTCAATAATACGACACTTAGAGAAAATTGAAATAGAACCAAAATTAATTCCAGAGTGTCTAAAGGAAGCTTCACAGGCTCAAATAATTGAAAATTGGGCAGATACAACTTTGGCAAAATCTATAAAAATTGTCTTTTTGGAAGAGCTTACGAAGAATCCAATATTGATTTCCTCTTTATTCACCAACGAAATCTCAGATTCTATGCAAAAACTTATTTTTAATATTCCTACTAAGATTGCCAGTCGGATTTCTGGATTAACAAACCAGAAAGAGAAAGAATCTCTAAAATTAAATCTAAAATATCTATCAAATTTAATTGATCAAGAAAACTTTCTTATTGGAAATAATCTTTCTGTTGCTGATATTGCTGTAGCATCACACTTATCACTACTCAAATTTCCAAATTCATCTGGAAAAAATCTAACAGGCAAAGGTTGTTCTTTATATATAAATGATCCAAGTCTTCAAATTCTTTTCAACTGGAGAGACTTAATTGAAGATCAATTAGAAAAAACTAATCATCATTAG
- a CDS encoding chlororespiratory reduction protein 7 yields the protein MSDPLIREMDNYVVLVPGESEQFLDKEQTLLWLQSWLNKFDSLPLDLKCKSSIAEAAQHLLDTACDLEIKAGFIIQWYAVRLESPGQ from the coding sequence ATGTCTGATCCGCTAATTAGAGAAATGGATAATTATGTTGTTTTGGTTCCTGGTGAAAGTGAACAATTCCTGGATAAAGAACAAACACTTTTATGGTTGCAATCTTGGTTAAATAAATTCGATTCATTACCATTAGATCTAAAATGTAAGTCTTCAATAGCAGAAGCTGCGCAACATTTGCTTGATACAGCCTGCGACCTAGAAATCAAAGCAGGTTTTATAATTCAGTGGTACGCCGTTCGGCTTGAGTCTCCGGGTCAATAA
- a CDS encoding shikimate kinase gives MAVQSTLESLKEKLGGRNIFLIGMMGSGKSQAGPVLAKMINYAFVDTDDVIEKASKQSISSIFEKDGEKVFRDVEKKVLKEISQHHSLVIATGGGLVTLPENWGILHQGIVIWLDLDLKRSIKRLESDNKKRPLLIGDDLAEDFSQIYESRKPIYSESDLRIEVEDQSPNEVATMIAEHLPSILIDPETQAERRTTEL, from the coding sequence ATGGCTGTCCAATCAACCCTTGAATCTCTTAAAGAAAAGTTAGGTGGTCGAAATATATTTTTGATAGGAATGATGGGTTCTGGCAAAAGTCAAGCTGGGCCAGTTCTAGCAAAAATGATCAATTATGCTTTTGTTGATACTGATGATGTTATAGAAAAAGCTTCTAAGCAATCTATCTCATCTATTTTTGAAAAAGATGGAGAAAAAGTCTTTAGGGATGTTGAAAAAAAAGTTTTAAAAGAAATTAGTCAACATCATTCTCTTGTAATTGCTACTGGAGGTGGTTTAGTTACCTTGCCTGAAAACTGGGGTATTCTTCATCAAGGAATAGTTATTTGGTTAGATCTTGATTTAAAACGTTCAATTAAACGATTAGAAAGTGATAACAAGAAACGCCCTTTATTAATTGGGGATGATTTGGCTGAGGATTTTAGTCAGATTTATGAAAGTAGAAAACCAATATATTCAGAGTCAGATTTGAGAATAGAAGTTGAGGATCAATCTCCAAATGAGGTCGCAACTATGATTGCTGAACATTTACCAAGCATCCTTATTGACCCGGAGACTCAAGCCGAACGGCGTACCACTGAATTATAA
- a CDS encoding tetratricopeptide repeat protein, protein MDQSEESLFEEALNRYKAGTPADELIEDFQKITSTTPNNAAAWTCLSWLQLLCDSPQEALRSARYAVKLNGQDPQSRINLSLALLETNSKGVRDHIDYVKRAMFVLPELEKELKESFEDGLARKPNWKTLLKIKNWLDL, encoded by the coding sequence ATGGATCAATCAGAGGAAAGTCTTTTTGAAGAGGCCCTAAATCGCTATAAAGCTGGGACACCAGCAGATGAATTGATTGAAGATTTTCAGAAAATAACTTCTACCACTCCAAATAATGCTGCTGCATGGACATGCTTGTCTTGGCTGCAGTTGTTATGTGATTCGCCTCAGGAAGCCTTGCGCTCTGCGCGATATGCCGTGAAACTTAACGGTCAAGATCCACAGTCAAGAATAAATTTAAGTCTTGCATTGTTAGAGACTAATTCTAAAGGAGTTAGAGATCATATTGATTATGTGAAAAGGGCTATGTTCGTTCTTCCTGAATTAGAAAAAGAATTAAAAGAATCATTTGAAGATGGTCTTGCAAGGAAACCTAATTGGAAAACATTACTTAAAATCAAAAATTGGTTAGATCTTTGA
- a CDS encoding HesB/IscA family protein, whose translation MSQSSAPPETHKAQDGKGVLITTPALDQLSRLCKEQGSGKLLRVGVRSGGCSGMSYTMDFVSADDIQKDDEVYEYSVGSSSFKVICDPKSLLYIYGMQLDFSTDLIGGGFNFTNPNASQTCGCGSSFAV comes from the coding sequence ATGAGTCAATCAAGCGCACCCCCCGAAACTCATAAAGCTCAAGATGGGAAGGGAGTACTTATTACCACTCCTGCATTGGATCAGTTGTCTAGACTTTGCAAAGAACAAGGTTCAGGGAAATTATTGAGAGTTGGAGTGCGTTCAGGAGGATGCAGTGGTATGAGTTACACAATGGACTTTGTGTCTGCTGATGATATTCAAAAAGATGATGAAGTTTATGAATATTCAGTGGGTAGCAGCTCTTTTAAAGTGATTTGTGATCCTAAGAGTCTTTTGTATATATATGGTATGCAGTTAGATTTCAGTACAGATTTAATTGGTGGAGGCTTTAACTTTACTAATCCCAATGCATCACAAACTTGTGGCTGTGGAAGTTCCTTTGCAGTTTAA